In Raphanus sativus cultivar WK10039 chromosome 5, ASM80110v3, whole genome shotgun sequence, the following proteins share a genomic window:
- the LOC108862948 gene encoding F-box/kelch-repeat protein SKIP20 has translation MRVSEEFKVRGDFQSRRDLISGLPEELATECLVRVPFEFHSSMKSVSRLWRSLVSDRSFERERRRAGKDESLLCLVQPLTSSPSSPVNSSVDGEVSEKKKEEEDEEEGESHSQQQQQQFQQPRVIGTPLYGLSVYNATLDTWHRVAIPERIPLFCECVALQDAGKVLLIGGWDPETLQPVKDVFVLDFSAAGRGWKRGKPMSSARSFFACAAVGPTKVYVAGGHDDQKNAIKSAEVYDVEEDEWSAIPPMREGRDECHGFSMAAADLGFCVLSGYGTETQGQFRSDAEVYDPVSNTWSVVENVWPFPDLSPRGRTAADAGSAGEFRGCKLWCFVDSQRQCQPRWEVEDDSTRWKLVMETIRLPVTTMTSVFAGSLSGQAVAMIGGGGEESGTMMMKNGGKWSHVSTPSGFSSLPFSYASIYV, from the coding sequence ATGAGAGTGTCGGAGGAATTTAAAGTAAGAGGAGACTTTCAGAGTCGTCGGGATTTAATCTCGGGACTACCGGAGGAATTAGCGACGGAGTGTCTAGTTAGAGTTCCGTTCGAGTTTCACTCTTCCATGAAATCAGTTTCGCGGTTATGGCGAAGCTTAGTCTCCGACCGTTCTTTTGAGCGGGAACGGCGAAGAGCTGGGAAAGACGAGTCTCTTCTCTGTCTTGTTCAGCCATTGACTTCTTCACCTTCGTCTCCGGTTAATTCATCTGTGGACGGTGAGGTGagtgagaagaagaaagaggaggaggatgaggaggaagGAGAGTCTCATTcacaacagcagcagcagcagtttCAGCAGCCGCGAGTGATTGGAACGCCGCTTTACGGATTAAGCGTTTACAACGCGACGCTTGACACGTGGCACCGCGTCGCGATTCCCGAGCGGATTCCTCTGTTCTGCGAGTGCGTCGCGCTGCAGGACGCGGGGAAAGTGCTGTTGATCGGCGGGTGGGATCCGGAGACGTTGCAGCCTGTCAAGGACGTGTTCGTGCTTGATTTCTCCGCGGCGGGGAGGGGGTGGAAGAGAGGGAAGCCGATGTCGTCGGCGAGATCGTTTTTCGCCTGCGCGGCCGTCGGTCCGACGAAGGTTTACGTCGCCGGAGGGCATGATGATCAGAAGAACGCGATCAAGTCGGCGGAAGTGTACGACGTGGAGGAGGACGAGTGGTCGGCGATTCCTCCGATGAGGGAAGGGAGGGACGAGTGTCACGGGTTCTCGATGGCTGCGGCGGATCTTGGATTCTGCGTTTTGAGCGGTTACGGGACGGAGACGCAAGGCCAGTTCCGATCCGACGCTGAGGTTTACGATCCGGTTTCGAATACGTGGTCTGTAGTGGAGAATGTTTGGCCGTTTCCGGATCTGAGCCCGAGAGGTCGAACAGCCGCGGATGCTGGATCCGCCGGGGAGTTCAGAGGTTGCAAGTTGTGGTGCTTTGTTGACAGCCAGAGACAGTGTCAGCCTCGTTGGGAAGTTGAGGACGATTCGACGAGATGGAAGTTGGTTATGGAAACGATTCGGCTTCCGGTGACGACGATGACGTCGGTTTTCGCGGGAAGCTTGAGTGGTCAAGCGGTGGCGATGATTGGCGGCGGCGGGGAAGAAAGTGGgacgatgatgatgaaaaaTGGCGGGAAGTGGAGCCACGTCAGCACTCCCTCTGGCTTTTCTAGTCTACCTTTCTCCTATGCTTCAATCTACGTCTGA